A region from the Lysobacter sp. BMK333-48F3 genome encodes:
- a CDS encoding M1 family metallopeptidase translates to MRSSILTVCLVAALSAAAGCSRDSAAPATDPSQSAAPEAKVSDTAVAAADRDEHSYAQPDLVRIDDLALLLAVDFAAKTLTGSATYTLDWTDPKATQLVLDTRELKIEKVVGERADGKWADLSFSLAPADKTLGSKLTIEAPERNKRIRVSYATSPGASGLQWLEPSMTEGKKTPFMFSQSQQIHARSWVPLQDTPSVRFTYTAQVTAPKDAMVLMSADNDPKAARDGDYSFKMPQKIPSYLLAIAAGDLVFQPISARAGVWAEPAMVKKAATEFADTEKMMETTEKLYGPYRWERYDILVLPPSFPYGGMENPRLTFATPTVIVGDKSLVSLVAHELAHSWSGNLVTFSSSKDGWLNEGFTSYVENRIVEALYGKERSDMENVIGRNELAAEFKTIDPKLQALALKPGTLKDPDEASSATVYTKGAWFLQFLEQRYGREVFDPFLRGYFDHFAFQSIPTTKFVEYAKANLLAKHPGKVSEAELEEWIYGPGIPKSAPATVSPRFDAVDAARKAWVEGGTLPDAALTAKWSTQEWVHFIEGMPEKLSVDQLKALDAAYKFTGTPNGEIAQRWYPLTVRSGYREADQAIAAFLQKIGRRKLIMPTYEELVKTPQGLKLAEEIFAKAKPGYHPITTGSVEATIAKAKNPAAAQ, encoded by the coding sequence ATGCGTTCTTCGATCCTCACCGTCTGTCTCGTCGCGGCCCTCAGCGCCGCCGCCGGTTGCTCGCGCGACAGCGCGGCGCCCGCTACCGATCCGTCCCAGAGCGCCGCACCGGAGGCCAAAGTGAGCGACACCGCCGTTGCCGCGGCCGACCGCGACGAGCATTCCTACGCCCAGCCCGACCTGGTCCGGATCGACGACCTCGCCCTGCTGCTGGCGGTGGATTTCGCCGCCAAGACCCTGACCGGCAGCGCCACCTACACCCTCGACTGGACCGATCCGAAGGCCACCCAGCTGGTGCTCGACACCCGCGAGCTGAAGATCGAGAAAGTGGTCGGCGAGCGCGCCGACGGCAAGTGGGCCGATCTGAGCTTCAGCCTCGCCCCGGCCGACAAGACCCTGGGCAGCAAGCTCACCATCGAAGCGCCGGAGCGCAACAAGCGCATCCGGGTCAGCTACGCGACCTCGCCCGGCGCCTCCGGCCTGCAGTGGCTGGAGCCGTCGATGACCGAGGGCAAGAAGACGCCCTTCATGTTCAGCCAGTCGCAGCAGATCCACGCCCGCTCGTGGGTGCCGCTGCAGGACACGCCGAGCGTGCGCTTCACCTACACCGCCCAGGTCACCGCGCCCAAGGACGCGATGGTGCTGATGAGCGCCGACAACGATCCCAAGGCGGCGCGCGACGGCGACTACAGCTTCAAGATGCCGCAGAAGATCCCGTCCTATCTGCTCGCGATCGCGGCCGGCGACCTGGTGTTCCAGCCGATCTCCGCGCGCGCCGGCGTGTGGGCCGAGCCGGCGATGGTCAAGAAGGCCGCGACCGAGTTCGCCGACACCGAAAAGATGATGGAGACCACCGAGAAGCTGTACGGTCCCTATCGCTGGGAGCGTTACGACATCCTGGTCCTGCCGCCCTCGTTCCCGTACGGCGGCATGGAGAACCCGCGCCTGACCTTCGCCACCCCGACCGTGATCGTCGGCGACAAGTCGCTGGTCTCGCTGGTCGCGCACGAGCTGGCGCACAGCTGGTCGGGCAACCTGGTCACCTTCTCCAGCAGCAAGGACGGCTGGCTCAACGAAGGCTTCACCAGCTACGTCGAGAACCGCATCGTCGAGGCGCTGTACGGCAAGGAGCGTTCCGACATGGAGAACGTGATCGGCCGCAACGAGCTGGCCGCCGAGTTCAAGACTATCGATCCCAAGCTGCAGGCGCTGGCGCTCAAGCCCGGCACCCTGAAGGATCCGGACGAGGCCAGCAGCGCCACCGTCTACACCAAGGGCGCCTGGTTCCTGCAGTTCCTCGAACAGCGCTACGGCCGCGAAGTGTTCGACCCGTTCCTGCGCGGCTACTTCGACCACTTCGCCTTCCAGAGCATCCCGACCACCAAGTTCGTCGAGTACGCCAAGGCCAACCTGCTGGCCAAGCATCCGGGCAAGGTCAGCGAGGCCGAGTTGGAAGAGTGGATCTACGGCCCGGGCATCCCGAAGTCGGCGCCGGCTACGGTGTCGCCGCGTTTCGATGCGGTCGACGCCGCGCGCAAGGCCTGGGTCGAGGGCGGCACGCTGCCCGACGCGGCGCTGACCGCGAAGTGGAGCACCCAGGAATGGGTGCACTTCATCGAGGGCATGCCGGAAAAGCTCAGCGTCGATCAGCTCAAGGCGCTGGATGCGGCCTACAAGTTCACCGGCACGCCGAACGGCGAAATCGCCCAGCGCTGGTATCCGCTGACGGTGCGCAGCGGCTATCGCGAGGCGGACCAGGCGATCGCGGCGTTCCTGCAGAAGATCGGCCGGCGCAAGCTGATCATGCCGACCTACGAAGAACTGGTGAAAACCCCGCAAGGGCTGAAGCTGGCCGAAGAGATCTTCGCCAAGGCCAAGCCGGGCTATCACCCGATCACCACCGGTTCGGTCGAGGCGACCATCGCCAAGGCCAAGAACCCGGCCGCGGCGCAGTAA
- a CDS encoding 3-oxoacyl-ACP reductase family protein: MSLPLAGKVALVTGASRGIGAAIARRLAADGADVALTYVSSAQRAEDLAEQIRAGGRRAVVIAADSADAAAVSAAVERTVAELGRLDIVVNNAGVFAYGPFEEESLENYERVMAIHVRAPFVAAQAASKHLPRGGRIITIGSCLGERVGAPGMALYSLSKAAVVGLSKGLAQDLGKRGITVNTVQPGPIDTDMNPADGEGADHQRAGLPLGEYGQADDIAAAVAYLAGPGGAFVTGTQLSVDGGFSA, encoded by the coding sequence ATGAGCCTTCCCCTCGCAGGCAAAGTAGCCCTGGTCACCGGCGCCAGCCGCGGCATCGGCGCGGCGATCGCGCGCCGCCTGGCCGCCGACGGCGCCGACGTGGCGCTGACCTACGTCAGCTCGGCGCAGCGCGCCGAGGACCTGGCCGAGCAGATCCGCGCCGGCGGCCGGCGCGCGGTCGTCATCGCCGCCGACAGCGCCGATGCGGCGGCGGTGAGCGCCGCGGTCGAGCGCACCGTGGCCGAACTGGGCCGGCTCGACATCGTGGTCAACAACGCCGGCGTGTTCGCCTACGGGCCGTTCGAAGAGGAATCGCTGGAGAACTACGAGCGGGTCATGGCGATCCACGTGCGCGCGCCGTTCGTGGCCGCACAGGCCGCATCCAAGCACCTGCCGCGCGGCGGCCGCATCATCACCATCGGCAGCTGCCTGGGCGAGCGCGTCGGCGCGCCGGGCATGGCCCTGTATTCGCTGAGCAAGGCCGCCGTGGTCGGCCTGAGCAAGGGCCTGGCGCAGGACCTGGGCAAGCGCGGCATCACCGTCAACACCGTGCAGCCGGGTCCGATCGATACCGACATGAACCCGGCCGACGGCGAAGGCGCCGACCACCAGCGCGCCGGCTTGCCGCTGGGCGAGTACGGCCAGGCCGACGACATCGCCGCCGCGGTGGCCTACCTGGCCGGCCCGGGCGGCGCGTTCGTCACCGGCACCCAACTGTCGGTGGACGGCGGGTTCTCGGCCTGA